Part of the Bacteroidota bacterium genome is shown below.
AAACATGAAGTCATCCTCATTCGTTTATTCAACAAAAATGAAGTGATGACCGCAGGAGCAGGTATGGTTCCTGTTTTTGATTCCGAATCTGGCACCCAAGTATGGGTCAACAGCGGCGATGGTGGGTTTAGAAAACTTGTTTCACGCAAGTTTGAGGAGATGGAATACAACCTGTCCAAATTAGGAAAGTCGCACCGGATCGACTTTCTGACCATCGATACCACTGAAGACTATATCCTGGGCCTTGAAATGTTTTTCAGAAAACGCAATGCGAGACGGAAACTGGCTTAAGTTCTTCTTGGGGTTTGCATTGCTTCATTTGGGCAATGTCGTTTGGGGCCAATCGGTGGTCGCCACGTTGACTGCCAAACAAACACTTGTTCAGATTGGTCGCCCATTTGAAGTTGAATTGGGCGTGCGCCATCCAGAAGGCACCGTTGTCGTTTTCCCAGACTCGATCAAAGATTTCAAACCTTATGAAGTCAAATCCGGAAAAGCGATCCCGACAAGTACCAACGAAGGGATTTCCGACGATGTCAAAATCTATCAGCTTTATACCTGGGAGATTGATTCCCTGCAAAAGCTGCAATTTCCAGTCAGATTTTTGACGGAAAAAGGTGATACGCAGACAGTCTTGTCCAACGAGATCACCATCGAATTCATGCCCATGATCCCAGCATACAACGATACCTTGCCAGTCAGGGTCATCAGTGATCTGGGCGAGATTCGGGAACCGGTCAATTGGATGGCTTGGGGGATCATTTTTGCTGTCGGGTTGATCATCATCTTGGTGAGCGTGCTGGTGTTTTCCTCGCCGATCAAAAAATGGCTCAAGCGCCGTAGAATCGACCTCGAATTCAGGCGTCATCTTGCACAATTGGAAGCGATCCGGGCAGCTGCAACGGATCAGCCGGTCTTTTTCCCCCGACTCAACAAAGTCTGGAGAAGCTATTTTGACCGCGATTGGTATTTGGCACTTGGCGCGATGACCACCACAGAGTTGCGCGAGGCGCTTCCAAAAATTCAAGTTTTGGACGACGAAGACCGTCGTATCCTGGACCAACTCAGCCATTCGACGGACTTGGTTTTGTATGCGGGCGTTCAGCAGGAAGATGCCACGGCACAACAACTTTTGGACGCGGTCAGACGCATCATGCAAAAAGAATATGCAAGAAGGAAGGAGGCTGCTGAAGTATGATTCAGTCGATTCTCGAGCAATTTGAGGCGTTAATCATGTCCATTCTGAGGCTGATCTGGGCGAATGCCGATCAGTTTCGCAGCCCTGGCTATCTGCTGTTGTTGTTGGTCATACCCGTTTATTTGATTTGGTATTATTGGTGGTATGACCGCAGGCGCCTGATTGTGCAGATCAGCTATGACCCTAAGAAAATTGCACCGGGAAGGCTGAATTGGGCATTTCTCCGTACAATTCCACAAATTCTGAACCTTCTTGCGCTTACGCTGATGATTGTGGCACTCGCACGCCCGATCACTTCGCGTGAAATTGACAGCCGTTACTCAGAAGGCATCGACATCATGTTGCTGCTTGATACTTCGGGAAGTATGGAGACCGAGGATTTCCGTCCAAACCGCCTGGAGGTTGCCAAGGAGACGGCACTGGATTTTATTGCCGGCCGCTCCTATGACCGCATCGGCATGGTCGTTTTTGCCGAGGATGCATTTTCTTACGCCCCGTTGACATTGGATTACAATTTGTTGAAGCAACAAATCAATTCGATCACATCCAATATCATGCCCAAGGAAGGAACTGCCGTTGGGTCAGCGATCTCCGTGGGAATCAATCGCTTGAAGGAAAGCAGTACCCCTTCCAAAATCATGATATTGTTGACGGACGGCGCAAGTAACCGTGGCCAAATCGATCCGATTACCGCCGCAGGCCTTGCCAAACGCAACAAAATCAAAATTTACACCATCGGCATCGGAAAGCCTGAATTTCAGCAACAAACGCCATTCGGGGTACAGACGATCAAAAGCGATTGTGACGAACCAACACTCCAAAAGGTCGCAGAAATGACGGACGGAAAATTTTTCAGGTCCACAGATGAATCCAGTTTGAAAACCATCTTCGAGAGCATTTCCAAAATGGAAAAGGTCGAGATCACCGAGGAGCATTATCGCGAAGAAAACGACTTTTACGGCCCGATTCTACTCGTTGCGTTTTTGATGTTTGCCTTCACCATGTTGTTGAAAGTCACTTTCATCCACAATCCACTGGAAGGCTGATGGGAATTGCCGAAAATCTGCTTGCTGTCAAGCAAAAAATCTCAGCAGCAGCCGTTGCAGCCGGTCGTGAATCGGGTGCCGTTAAGTTGATCGCAGTTTCAAAAACTTATCCCGTCGATGCCGTGCAAGCGGCGATCGCAGCCGGTCAAGTCGATTTCGGGGAAAACCGGGTTCAAGAAGTTGTAGAAAAACATGCAGCACTTCCGAATGTAAACTGGCACTTGATCGGCACACTTCAGCGTAACAAAGTGCGCCAAATCGCTGGTTTCGTGCATTTGATCCATTCGGTTGACAGCGAAAAATTGCTCGAAGAAATCAACCGTCAGGCAGAATTACATCACCGGGTGATTGATTGCCTCCTGCAAATCAACATTTCCCACGAAGAGCAAAAAAGTGGAATGGACGAATCGGAAGCCGATGAATTGCTTGCACGCATTTCCCAATTCCGGCATGTCAGGATTTTGGGCTTGATGGGAATGGCAGCATTCACTGACGACAAATCCCTGATTTCCAAACAATTCCAAAGTCTTGCAGCTACACGGGCAAGGTTGCGCATCCACGAAGGACCTCGTGTCGAGCTGCGTGAGCTCAGCATGGGCATGTCTGGTGACTTCGAATTGGCGATTGCAGCCGGCGCAACCATGGTGCGGATTGGCAGCAGCATTTTTGGACATCGCTGAGCGTTGAAATCCAATCAGTCTGACCTATTTCCCAGGCCCGGGAACGAGTTTGGCTGGAGCAAAAACGTTGTTACTGCGATCCACGTCGGCCATCCGCTTGGATGGCTCAATTTCAATGCTTTCGATGGTGGATTTAGGCGCATTCAACTCCACGACATAAGAAGGATGCGTCCACGGCCACGGAGCCAATTCCGTGCGAACCGCTGAATTGGCAAACTCCTTTTTATCACCGTACATGAGTCCAAGCGGCAAGTAGAGCAATTGCTTCCTTCCACCGACGTAGGTCACGAGGACTTCGATGGGCATGGGCATGTTGCCTTTGCGTCTCAACTCCAAGTAGGTAGCATTTCCTCCGTCAACCACCTGACCAATGGCATAATCCACGACTTCATTGGTATTGATCCAATATTCAAAGTACCAGTCGAGTTCCAAGCCGGACTCCTTTTCGACACAGCGTTTGAAATCGGTAACGGTTGGATGTTTGAACTTCCATTCTTGGAAATATCTACGCAAGCTTCTCTCAAGCACTTCTTTACCAACGACATAAGCGAGCTGAGAAAGCGTAATTTCACCTTTCCCGTAGGAATTGACACCGTAGGCGCGGTTGGTTTTGTAGTGGTCGGCGTGTGTCGTCAATGCCTCCTGCAACCCAGCCTGTACGAGGGAATAGTACCCAGCGTAGGCACCCGAATGCGGGTCTTCAGAAGGGTCAAGTTCCAGCAAAACGGCCATCACTTCAGATTCGGCAAAACTGGTGAAACCTTCGTCCATCCACGGAAAAATGGATTCGTCAGTCGCCAAAACGCCTTGGTACCAACTATGGATCATCTCGTGAACGGTCACCCCAAGCAAGCTTTCAAAGCTGCGATTACCTGTCACCAGCGTGGCCATCGGATATTCCATGCCCCCGTCACCGCCTTGAATCACGGAAAATGACGGATAAGGGTAAACGCCAAACCTGCGGTTCATTTCACGAAATGCCTTTTCGGTGTAGGCCGGGAGATTTTCCCAATCCTTGGTTTCGTCGCCTTGCTGATAGAAAAAATGCAAGGTTGGGCCATCGGCCATTTGCCGCACCACGTGCTTGTAGTCAGGATCGGCAGCCCAAACGAAGTCATGGACATTTTCCGCCTTCCAATTCCAAACAAGCTTGCTTCCCTCCTTCTTCTTTACTTTTTCACCCTGCTTTTCATAGCCAAATCCCACTTGATCAGCATTTTGAAGTACACCAGTTGCAGCAACCATATAAGTAGAGTTCAAGGTGATATTCACTTCAAATGTTCCCCAAACTCCATGGAATTCGCGGCCCACGTAGGGATTTGCATGCCAGCCATGTTGATCGTATTCGCTGATTTTAGGATACCATTGCGACATGGAGTATCGGATTCCCTCGCGGTTGTCCCTGCCTGACCTCCGAATTTGCACCGGCGATTGCCCTTCAAATTCCATTTCAAAAGTGGTGGAACCCTTGGGTACGATCGGATGGTCCAATGCCACTTGCAAAATGGTTTCCAATTCGGTTGCCTTGCTCGCTTTCCCGTCTTGTTTCAGGTTTTTGACATGCAAATAACCGATTTCCGTTGGGGACAGGCCTGCGATACGATCACCCACGCGTCGGTCGGGATCGGCGATCGTGCGTGATCGGAGGTCCATCATGGAGCCGGGCTGAAATGCGTTGTTGTACAAGTGAAAAAATGCTTGGCGCAGCGTATCGGGGGAATTGTTTTGATAGACAAGTTTGACCCGGCCCGTGTATCTGTTGCTTTGCTCATCCAGCTCGACGTCAATCTTGTAATTGACCTGCTGCTGCCAATAGTTGGATTGTGATACGATGGAACCTGCCACCATCAAAAGGCATCCCAAAAGAATACAACGCTTCATGCTTCAATCGTGTTTAAGGCTTGAAAATTAAGGATTCCTTTTCAGGAATGGGAAGGCAAATTAAAGATGTATCTACCTCGGTGTTTGTGGCTGATAATCACCACTTAACTTTTGCCATTTCCAGGATTTGCCATTTTTGGTGACCTGCAACAGTACACTTCCGCCGGTTTCTTTGAATTGCAGGCGCATTTGATTTTGCTGATCCTGCCATTCCCCTGAGTTCATCCTTGAAAAACGAATCGTCTCACCTTCAGGGGTTTTTACGGCGATGCTCCCTTCAAATTCATTGACGGTTACAATGTCGGTTTCAAATGGCGTTTCCTGTCGTGGACCTGCATCAGCCACAACTTCATAGCGTCCGATCAATTGTTGATTGCTGTAATACTCCGGAGCATCAATGTTGTTGGCATACAGAATGCGGCTGATGTTTCCGCAGATATCCAAAGGATTGGCATGCTCGACATTGCTCAAGACCACAATCGAAAGGGTATCCTGCGGATAATAAAAGACGTAGCTGTTCCAACCGGGGAGGTAGCCACCATGGGAAAACTGCAAATGACCGAATACATCATAGACATGCCATCCATACCCGTAGTTGTTCCGCTGAGTGCTGAACATCTTTTCTTTGGCCACACTTCCCAGCACGAGCGTATCTGAAAATGAGCACAGCCAAGTGCTCAAATCGGCCGCTGTGCTGTACATCTCCCCCATTCCAAAGATCCATTCCTTCCTGAAGTTGTCAATCGGCTTTTTGCGCTGACCACGACCTTTGTAGGCCACAGCGCGGTTGTTGACCATATCAAAATCTCCCAAACCGGTGTTTTCCAAGCCCAGAGGTTCAAAAATATTTTGCTGCAAGTAAATCCCGTAGTCCTTTCCACTCACCTTTTCGACAATCATGGCGAGCAAGACATAGCCGGAATTGCTGTACTTGAACCGTTCTCCCGGAGCAAAACCCAGTGGTCGATCCTGAAATGAGGCAATCAATTCATCTTTGGAGGGAACCCAACCTGACATCTGCTTGAGCCGGAATTTGAGGGGAGAGTCGTTGATATAGTCTGGAATGCCGCTCGTATGAGACAATAGATGATGAATGGTAATCAATTCGCCAGGTAAGGCAGGATAGTCGGGCAAGTATTTTCCGATCGGGTCATCGACACTCAGCAGCCCATTTTGTTCCAGTTGCAGAATCGCAGCGGCTACAAAACTTTTGGAAACAGAAGCGATCATAAACCGCTTATCGTCATTGTTTTTGAGGCCCAAAACGGGATCTGACCATCCATAACCGCGGTTAAGCAGCACATGATCACCTTTCCCGACATACACGACGCCGGAAAACCCCTCCTGTTGCTCCGCCATCTGCAATCTGGCATCAATGCGTCCCACAACCGATTCCAAACGGTCTTGGGAGATGCCAAACAGCGGAAGGCTCATCAAAACCAGCCGCAGGAGCCATTTGATATCAAAATAGCCCGCTTTCAATTAACCATTAATTCAGCATGCCTCGGAATCCGGTTTTCTTAGCAGCAACCCGTCATCCATCAGCACCATGAAGATAGGAAGAAAGTTTCACATCCCGATTGGTCGCGCATGAATATTATCTGAATATTCACCAGAGTTTTTTCAAAGCGCTGAACTTTGCTTAATTTCCGTCAGTGATTCAAGATACTCTAGATCGAATGCTTGTGCTGAAAGGGCGATTTGTATTGATTTTGCTTGCTGTGAGCTTGTTCTGTCCAACTGTTGTTCGTGCAGGCGGCGAATCGCAAGTGGCGGGGGCAAGGCGCGTGGGGCTGGGATTTGCATACACAGGAGTACGCGGAGATTTTTGGTCGCTTTTTATGAATCCTGCTGGAATCGCTGGGATTCAACAGATGGAAGTCGGCGCATTTATTGAAAGACGCTTCCTCCTGAACGAAATCAATTACGGGACCCTCGGCTTTGTCACTCCTTTCAAGCAAGGCAAACATTTTGCAGGGCTCGATGTCGGAGGATTCGGCTTTGCCGGTTACAGCGAATCACGGGTTGGGCTCACCTATGCAACCACCCTGTTTGAGCGGTTGAGCTTGGGTGCCAAAGCCAATTACACCCGGGTTTCGATTGACAATTACGGCGCAAAATCAGCACTTTACGTTGATGCGGGCCTCAATTGCATTCTCAGCAAGCACATTTCGATTGGTTTCCGAATCTTTAATGCCAACCGCGCAGAGCTGCAAAAGGAGCAAGACGAAAAAATCCCGACTACGCTCGACGTTGGAATGGCCTATCAGGTCAGTGACAAAGTTCTGATTGTTGCAGACATCGAAAAACAAGTCAATTTCCCGTTTTCCTTTCGCGGAGGCGTTGAGTATGCGCCGGCAAAATTTCTCAAAGCACGTATCGGTGCGAGCACACAGCCTGTCACCGTCAGTGCAGGCGTCGGTTTGGTTGTAAAAGGACTCAACATCGATTTTGCAAATACCCTACATCAATACCTCGGTTACACTCCTTCCCTTTCCTTGAGCTGGCGCTTTGCAAAATCCGTGGAGGCAAAATGAAAAGGTTGGTCCTCTTTTTCCTTATGGTTTGCCCGGGTGGCTTGCTGCTAGCGCAGCCCGACTCCACACGCAGTGAAGACGAAGGTGGGATGAATCAAATCATTGAAGATGCGATCATCGACAGTGAAAATGACAATCAAACAGACTGGACCTACCTCACCGATCAATGGAATGATCTCCGGGAGCATCCTATCAACTTGAATACTGCTTCAAAGGAGGATCTTTTGCTGCTGCCAGGCATGACGGAGATTCTTGCCAATAACTTGCTGGACTACATTCACCAATTCGGGAATTTGACCTCTGTCTTCGAATTGCAGGCAGTTCCTGGATTTACGGCCGTCGTATTCAATCGCATCAAGGCTTTCTGCCAAGTCAAAGAAGCACAGGGAAAAGACATCAGTCCGAATACCAAACACCCGGCTGCCCCTCCCCTTCGGGTGATGCTGAAGGAGGCAAACCACGAATTGTTATTTCGTTATGTGCGAGATATCGAGGAGCAAAAGGGTTTTACGCCACCCGATACCAATAGCGATGGTTCGCTGAGCACCCGCTATTTGGGCGATCCAAACAAGTACTATTTACGGTATCGGATGCGTTATGGGCAGAACCTGAGTGTGGCATTTGTCGGTGAAAAGGATGAGGGTGAACCTTTTATGTGGGATCCTTCCCGATCATTTTATGGTGTGGATTTTACCTCAGCGCACATTTCACTCAAGAATTTCGGACACCTGAAATCCTTGGTTGTCGGCGATTACAACATCCAAGCTGGTCAGGGGATGATCCTTTCAACGGGACTTGGTTTTGGAAAAGGCAGTGAGGCGGTCAATGCTGTGAAGCGGCAAAATCTTGGAATACGTCCCTATGCATCGGTGAATGAAAATCAATTCATGCGCGGCGCAGCAGCTACGGTCGCGTTTGGCGATATCTATGCCACAGGGTTCTTTTCCCACGTTGGAAGAGACGCAAACATTGCAGCGCAGGATTCGATCACGGATGATGTCGTGCTTGTCTCGAGTCTCCAAATCACGGGTCTGCATCGCGTCGAAACGGAAATCGCCGACAAGGATGCGATCTTTGAGACCGCGTACGGTGGTCGCGTAGAGTTAAAGAAGCGATGGCTGAATCTTGGCTTGACGCAGTATTTCCAAAACTTCAGCAGCGACATTCAGCCATCGATCAAGGACTACAATCAGTATGATTTCAGTGGCAAAAGCAACTACCTTACCGGCATCGACTTTGACATCACTGCTCGAAATTTCAATTTCTTTGGCGAATTCGGTCGCAGTAAATCCGGTGGCACTGGAATGATCGGAGGCTTTTTGGGGAGCATTCACCCAAAAGTGGATATCGCCATGGTAGCACGTAACTTCAGCCGGGATTTCCATTCGTTTAGAGGATATGTATTTTCAGAGAAGCCGACAACCCTGCAGAATGAGCGCGGAATCTACCTTGGAATGAAGGTCATGCCAACCACAAGATGGACGTTCTCGACTTTTTACGATCAGTTTCTATTCCCTTGGAACAATTTTGGAACATCATTCCCATCTTGGGGCCACGAATACATGGCTCAGTTGCAGTATCAGCCCTCCCGGGAAATGAGTATTTACGTCAGGTGGCGGAGCGACAACAAGCAAACCAACGCCTCCATCCTACCCGATGGCCAGCAAATCGAACAGTTGATCCCAACGCAACGCAACAGCCTTCGTCTTCATTTTCAGTATAAAGTTCATCGAAGCCTGACCATTCGCACGCGCTTGGAGCATTCTTGGTATCGCCAAGGCAACCCCGACAATTTGGAGCAAAACGACAAGGGATTCATCATGTACCAAGACGTTTCTTGGAAACTCGGCTGGCGATGGGACCTTACGGCGAGGTACGCCATTTTTGATGCGGAAAATTTCAACACCCGCATCTACGCGTATGAAAACGATATTCTCGGCTTTTTCAACATTCCAGCCTACTATGGCGTTGGAAGTCGGTACTATCTCATGCTGAACTACAAGCCCAACAAACGATTCGAATTTTGGGCGAGGTATTCAATCTCCAAGTTCCAATGGGACGATATCCAGGGCTCCGGATTGTCCGAGGTCCCGGGCGATCATCGCTCGGAAATCAAGTTGCAGATGAAGGTGAATCTTTAACCGAACCCCTCAAGCTCAAATTCGGTCAATACATTGGTGAAGGAAAGGAGTAATCACGATGGATATTGAAACTTTGAGAGACTATTGCCTAGCCAAAGTCGGCGTGACTGAGTCGTTTCCCTTTGATGCGGACACCTTGGTATTGAAGGTAATGGGGA
Proteins encoded:
- a CDS encoding VWA domain-containing protein, translated to MSILRLIWANADQFRSPGYLLLLLVIPVYLIWYYWWYDRRRLIVQISYDPKKIAPGRLNWAFLRTIPQILNLLALTLMIVALARPITSREIDSRYSEGIDIMLLLDTSGSMETEDFRPNRLEVAKETALDFIAGRSYDRIGMVVFAEDAFSYAPLTLDYNLLKQQINSITSNIMPKEGTAVGSAISVGINRLKESSTPSKIMILLTDGASNRGQIDPITAAGLAKRNKIKIYTIGIGKPEFQQQTPFGVQTIKSDCDEPTLQKVAEMTDGKFFRSTDESSLKTIFESISKMEKVEITEEHYREENDFYGPILLVAFLMFAFTMLLKVTFIHNPLEG
- a CDS encoding YggS family pyridoxal phosphate-dependent enzyme; translated protein: MGIAENLLAVKQKISAAAVAAGRESGAVKLIAVSKTYPVDAVQAAIAAGQVDFGENRVQEVVEKHAALPNVNWHLIGTLQRNKVRQIAGFVHLIHSVDSEKLLEEINRQAELHHRVIDCLLQINISHEEQKSGMDESEADELLARISQFRHVRILGLMGMAAFTDDKSLISKQFQSLAATRARLRIHEGPRVELRELSMGMSGDFELAIAAGATMVRIGSSIFGHR
- a CDS encoding M1 family metallopeptidase, which gives rise to MKRCILLGCLLMVAGSIVSQSNYWQQQVNYKIDVELDEQSNRYTGRVKLVYQNNSPDTLRQAFFHLYNNAFQPGSMMDLRSRTIADPDRRVGDRIAGLSPTEIGYLHVKNLKQDGKASKATELETILQVALDHPIVPKGSTTFEMEFEGQSPVQIRRSGRDNREGIRYSMSQWYPKISEYDQHGWHANPYVGREFHGVWGTFEVNITLNSTYMVAATGVLQNADQVGFGYEKQGEKVKKKEGSKLVWNWKAENVHDFVWAADPDYKHVVRQMADGPTLHFFYQQGDETKDWENLPAYTEKAFREMNRRFGVYPYPSFSVIQGGDGGMEYPMATLVTGNRSFESLLGVTVHEMIHSWYQGVLATDESIFPWMDEGFTSFAESEVMAVLLELDPSEDPHSGAYAGYYSLVQAGLQEALTTHADHYKTNRAYGVNSYGKGEITLSQLAYVVGKEVLERSLRRYFQEWKFKHPTVTDFKRCVEKESGLELDWYFEYWINTNEVVDYAIGQVVDGGNATYLELRRKGNMPMPIEVLVTYVGGRKQLLYLPLGLMYGDKKEFANSAVRTELAPWPWTHPSYVVELNAPKSTIESIEIEPSKRMADVDRSNNVFAPAKLVPGPGK
- a CDS encoding beta-lactamase family protein — translated: MKAGYFDIKWLLRLVLMSLPLFGISQDRLESVVGRIDARLQMAEQQEGFSGVVYVGKGDHVLLNRGYGWSDPVLGLKNNDDKRFMIASVSKSFVAAAILQLEQNGLLSVDDPIGKYLPDYPALPGELITIHHLLSHTSGIPDYINDSPLKFRLKQMSGWVPSKDELIASFQDRPLGFAPGERFKYSNSGYVLLAMIVEKVSGKDYGIYLQQNIFEPLGLENTGLGDFDMVNNRAVAYKGRGQRKKPIDNFRKEWIFGMGEMYSTAADLSTWLCSFSDTLVLGSVAKEKMFSTQRNNYGYGWHVYDVFGHLQFSHGGYLPGWNSYVFYYPQDTLSIVVLSNVEHANPLDICGNISRILYANNIDAPEYYSNQQLIGRYEVVADAGPRQETPFETDIVTVNEFEGSIAVKTPEGETIRFSRMNSGEWQDQQNQMRLQFKETGGSVLLQVTKNGKSWKWQKLSGDYQPQTPR
- a CDS encoding helix-hairpin-helix domain-containing protein — its product is MKRLVLFFLMVCPGGLLLAQPDSTRSEDEGGMNQIIEDAIIDSENDNQTDWTYLTDQWNDLREHPINLNTASKEDLLLLPGMTEILANNLLDYIHQFGNLTSVFELQAVPGFTAVVFNRIKAFCQVKEAQGKDISPNTKHPAAPPLRVMLKEANHELLFRYVRDIEEQKGFTPPDTNSDGSLSTRYLGDPNKYYLRYRMRYGQNLSVAFVGEKDEGEPFMWDPSRSFYGVDFTSAHISLKNFGHLKSLVVGDYNIQAGQGMILSTGLGFGKGSEAVNAVKRQNLGIRPYASVNENQFMRGAAATVAFGDIYATGFFSHVGRDANIAAQDSITDDVVLVSSLQITGLHRVETEIADKDAIFETAYGGRVELKKRWLNLGLTQYFQNFSSDIQPSIKDYNQYDFSGKSNYLTGIDFDITARNFNFFGEFGRSKSGGTGMIGGFLGSIHPKVDIAMVARNFSRDFHSFRGYVFSEKPTTLQNERGIYLGMKVMPTTRWTFSTFYDQFLFPWNNFGTSFPSWGHEYMAQLQYQPSREMSIYVRWRSDNKQTNASILPDGQQIEQLIPTQRNSLRLHFQYKVHRSLTIRTRLEHSWYRQGNPDNLEQNDKGFIMYQDVSWKLGWRWDLTARYAIFDAENFNTRIYAYENDILGFFNIPAYYGVGSRYYLMLNYKPNKRFEFWARYSISKFQWDDIQGSGLSEVPGDHRSEIKLQMKVNL